CAtgtatctagctcttataggggATCCTTGCGTTCAAACATGCGGACGGACGTACATGGCTATCGATCGAttcgactattgatgctgatcaagaatgtatataatttatggggtcggagatgctgccttctgcctgttgcagAATGGGTGCAGAATATAAAAAGCGAACTTGTGCTAtgatttacatacatatatacaaagaTTTCAAGAGTATTTTGTTTACccattttatttgtatgtaaTTAAGCAATATTTGGAATATGAAcaatataattgttaaaattGATGTCAGTTGAAAGATTCAGTCTCAAACGGTCCGTTtatattcaaatgcaaatcaattgcACATGCAAAcctatacaaacatatatgcatatgttcTTCTGTTTGTCAGATGAAATTTATATTCGAAAATAGGCATTACCCATGCATAGCATACGTTTATGTATGACATATGATCACGCAGTAAATTtgtgttgtttctttttaaatataagttgGTCAGTTGTCAGTTGAAAAGATTAACCCATTTACGGGCTGTTTACAATAGATATAATTTAGCGTACTGTCAAGTCGATGGGGTACTACACATTACATGCTCTTATAGAGAATAGATGATGACATATGGGAGCTCTATGTAAGGAATCACATTTTGAACAATTAGGCTGTTAGCTCATTAAAAAAATTGGGATGCTCGGTTAAGAACTGTTGCAGACGTTTTTGTTGCTCCTGTTTTAGCTTTTTGTGCGCCTCTTTGTTCAGCTTACGCCAGGCCATCTCCTCGGGCTGGAATTTGACCAGCCAGTTGGCCAGCGCCTCTTGCAGGTCATGTAGAAACGGATTTGTCAGCTGTGGCGGCTGAAATTGCTGAAAGAATGTCGGCATATAGATGATATTATCGAACTTTTCCTCAAAATCATCGGTGGCCGTGGGAAACACCTGCGTCTCGAGCATATCAAAGCTgtaagcaaattaaattgtttccATACTAATGTAATTCCAATTGATAGACCGCAAGGACACTCACGTGGGCAGGCGCTCGCGCAGGTAGCGCAAGCGACGACCACAATTGGCGGCACGCAACTCGGCGCTATAATTCTGACTGCGTCCGGCCATTTTGGCCTCGATTAACAAATCGCTAATGGTCGTCGTCTCCGAGCTGCTCTTGTTGAACAGATTTACAAAGAGGATGCGATCTTGAATATCAATATCCTTGATAACGGCATGCAGCTCACGTGCATGCACCAACTGCTTAAACTTCGTTGTCGCATTTTCGGGCCAATGCAAATCCAACGGATACACATCGGTCAGTGTGCCGCGCATCAACAAAGCCGGCTGCTCTTTAAAGGTGCCGTGCAGAAAATACAATTCCTTGCGTTGAACATTCACTCCCTTGCCATAGTCCAGCAAATAAACAGATACATGGTCAGCGTCAGCCAGGGGTTCGCTGACAATGCGTCCACGACGCCAAGCAAATTCATGCAGCACAGCGCACATATATCCGGGTTTCATAAAGTAGCTCGGCAGCTGCCAGTCAGCGCCACGCAGTGTAGAATAAAAATTGCTGCACGAAGAGAGGCGATATTAGAAATAGCAGGGTATTTCACATTCCAATAATATACGACACGATTCAGGCACTTGCAGCAAACAACATGGATTGAATCGAGGATTTGAGCCAAGTGCATACTGAGTGCTCTGCCCGGTTTAAGTTGCTTACGTTAGCTGGTGATTTAGCTGTTCCAGCATATGCATGTCATAGTCGCCGCCAACAACATGAAACCAGAACTGAAACGGACTGTAGACCTGTCCAAAGAAACCGAAAACACGTTAAGCGAAAATAAGAAAGA
This window of the Drosophila virilis strain 15010-1051.87 chromosome X, Dvir_AGI_RSII-ME, whole genome shotgun sequence genome carries:
- the LOC6633741 gene encoding uncharacterized protein, with translation MDIQDNMECSAEGEQLKSELDTKMAASYSKSVGEQLVSAAVLARQLKAGTPVVKLCQEPKNGNEAVGAVSAKRLKSGQTSSSDSGDQTERKYIDLLPQTVRKYNHLEAWLGTLDYRTVKPVMMMMSADENMQEPGEGGCIDSESNVAQRLAQELWAIDSDEDEPEQMTDCTNPFRFSLTDNQQTEQILNTENLSAERQMNNFIQLIQSRAAVPEYALSDAVYCVDKPKEAAALGAELPLVPISESFKIGDLLKLFVSEVYSPFQFWFHVVGGDYDMHMLEQLNHQLTNFYSTLRGADWQLPSYFMKPGYMCAVLHEFAWRRGRIVSEPLADADHVSVYLLDYGKGVNVQRKELYFLHGTFKEQPALLMRGTLTDVYPLDLHWPENATTKFKQLVHARELHAVIKDIDIQDRILFVNLFNKSSSETTTISDLLIEAKMAGRSQNYSAELRAANCGRRLRYLRERLPTFDMLETQVFPTATDDFEEKFDNIIYMPTFFQQFQPPQLTNPFLHDLQEALANWLVKFQPEEMAWRKLNKEAHKKLKQEQQKRLQQFLTEHPNFFNELTA